The proteins below are encoded in one region of Tomitella fengzijianii:
- a CDS encoding acyl-CoA dehydrogenase family protein — protein MDFSYTDEQKMLVSAAADLFDKAYDPESRRETVSTALGWSKDVWAQCAEMGLLGLPFSEADGGMGAGPIEVMAVMTEVGRRLVPEPILDVVVVAGGVIAQQGTAEQRAEWLPAITAGERLVVLAHHEPGRRWPVRSVTTAARREDGRWLISGVKNPVSHGDCADTAIVSAALPDGGTGLFLVSADAQGVERTGYATHDGLRGGQWRLDSAEAEPLGESADCTGVIRDAEVRAQAGLAAEAVGAMDEALRLTTDYLKTRRQFGVPLATFQTLTQRAADVYVLVELARSMSMYASMSLADGNTDTTVASRVQFQICESARAVGQEAIQMHGGIGVTDEYPVSHYASRLLAIEHTLGGREEHLRVLIDGVRAYDVVEL, from the coding sequence GTGGATTTTTCGTACACCGATGAACAGAAGATGCTGGTCTCGGCAGCAGCAGATCTGTTCGACAAGGCCTACGACCCCGAGTCGCGCCGCGAGACCGTATCGACGGCCCTCGGCTGGAGCAAGGACGTGTGGGCGCAATGCGCCGAGATGGGTCTGCTCGGCCTGCCGTTCTCCGAGGCGGACGGCGGCATGGGGGCGGGGCCCATCGAGGTGATGGCGGTGATGACCGAAGTCGGCCGCCGTCTCGTGCCGGAGCCGATCCTCGACGTGGTGGTCGTGGCGGGCGGCGTGATCGCGCAGCAGGGTACGGCCGAGCAACGGGCGGAGTGGCTGCCGGCGATTACCGCCGGTGAGCGGCTGGTGGTGCTGGCGCATCACGAGCCGGGCAGACGGTGGCCGGTGCGGAGCGTCACGACCGCGGCGCGCCGGGAAGACGGCCGATGGCTGATCTCCGGCGTGAAGAATCCCGTCTCCCACGGAGATTGTGCAGACACCGCGATCGTCAGCGCCGCTTTGCCGGACGGCGGTACGGGACTGTTTCTTGTGAGTGCCGACGCGCAGGGGGTGGAGCGTACCGGCTACGCCACGCACGACGGTCTGCGCGGCGGTCAGTGGCGCCTGGACTCCGCGGAGGCGGAGCCGCTCGGCGAGTCCGCCGACTGCACCGGGGTGATCCGCGACGCGGAGGTGCGGGCGCAGGCAGGCCTCGCCGCGGAGGCGGTGGGCGCGATGGACGAGGCGCTGCGCCTCACCACCGACTACCTGAAGACGCGGCGGCAGTTCGGTGTGCCGCTGGCGACGTTCCAGACGCTTACGCAGCGGGCGGCGGACGTCTATGTGCTCGTCGAGTTGGCGCGCAGCATGAGCATGTACGCATCGATGTCGCTGGCGGACGGCAACACCGACACGACGGTCGCGTCGAGGGTGCAGTTCCAGATCTGCGAATCCGCGCGCGCGGTGGGCCAGGAGGCGATCCAGATGCACGGCGGGATCGGTGTCACCGACGAGTACCCGGTGAGCCACTACGCGAGTCGGCTCCTGGCGATCGAGCACACTCTCGGCGGACGAGAGGAGCACCTCCGCGTCCTGATCGACGGTGTGCGTGCCTACGACGTGGTCGAGCTGTAG
- a CDS encoding heme peroxidase yields the protein MTNSADNTDSLDAFVKAVRVRLGDPHTWTRHDRFHGSLALCIIDAVQSTAAEYDKSVLTVDRYRAYRRAQGVDDVVDGARDLLRTFEQVGGSLVWSGKVGRYKMPYGDANAVRAMAIQDTAERLRALGVDTVEDLRAATADPGRHHAIRDAWLAASSTTDEVNWTYLLMLAGAPGILPGSLTSAFAADALGVAHASDAPGPRQVHALVAAAADAVETTPVELEHAVWRWELNRAAPAAIPLASTAPLAAA from the coding sequence GTGACGAACTCCGCCGACAACACCGACAGCCTGGACGCATTCGTCAAAGCGGTACGCGTCCGGCTCGGCGATCCGCACACCTGGACGCGTCATGACCGATTCCACGGCAGCCTCGCGCTCTGCATCATCGACGCCGTGCAGTCCACCGCCGCCGAATACGACAAGTCGGTGCTCACGGTGGACCGGTATCGGGCGTACCGGCGCGCCCAGGGCGTCGACGATGTCGTCGACGGCGCACGAGATCTCCTGCGCACCTTCGAGCAGGTGGGGGGATCGCTGGTGTGGAGCGGGAAGGTCGGCCGCTACAAGATGCCCTATGGAGATGCGAACGCCGTCCGCGCCATGGCGATTCAGGACACGGCCGAACGCCTGCGCGCCCTCGGCGTCGACACCGTGGAAGACCTGCGGGCCGCCACCGCCGACCCCGGCCGTCATCACGCCATCCGCGACGCCTGGCTGGCCGCCTCGAGCACCACGGACGAGGTCAACTGGACCTATCTGCTGATGCTCGCGGGCGCCCCCGGCATCCTCCCCGGTTCGCTTACAAGCGCCTTCGCCGCCGATGCGCTCGGTGTCGCGCACGCCTCCGACGCTCCCGGCCCCCGGCAGGTGCACGCGCTGGTCGCAGCGGCCGCCGACGCCGTCGAGACCACCCCCGTGGAGCTCGAGCATGCGGTCTGGCGGTGGGAGCTCAACCGCGCGGCGCCCGCCGCCATCCCCCTCGCGTCCACCGCGCCGCTGGCCGCCGCCTGA
- a CDS encoding DEAD/DEAH box helicase, giving the protein MTDDDSVGPRAGEPLSGKPLSAEPLSADEPTPTEDTSTAGASAADGDPAGRRPDARSEGGQSAGGRDAGGGSAEASATGAAPSAELSFSELGIAPEVLRALGDVGYETPSPIQAETIPLLLAGRDVVGLAQTGTGKTAAFAVPVLSRIVPGGKKPQALVLAPTRELALQVSEAFGSYSVHQPGVHVLPIYGGQSYGIQLSGLRRGVQVVVGTPGRIIDHLDKGTLDLSELEFLVLDEADEMLKMGFQEDVERILADTPASKQVALFSATMPAGIRKLSKRYLDNPAEVTIKGKTATARNITQRWVSVSNQRKLDALTRILEVEDFDAMIIFVRTKQATEDLAEKLRARGLAAAAINGDIVQAQRERTIGQLKDGRIDVLVATDVAARGLDVDRISHVVNYDIPHDTEAYVHRIGRTGRAGRAGQALLFVSPRETRLLKSIERATRQPLEEMSLPTVDDVNAQRVAKFADSITASLEAPMVELFRQLVEEYQREHDVPMVDIAAALATQSRDGESFLLAPEPERRDHGKGRKNDRDRGGRDRPRGHHGGGFSTYKIQVGRRHGVQPGAIVGALANEGGLGRADFGHISIRGEYSLVELPADLSRETVAALRHTRVCGELIDLKPDSGPPSGAPGSFGGKGRGGGHRKGGRGPRDGDHGGKRSGGGRRKWDGPRG; this is encoded by the coding sequence ATGACTGATGATGACAGCGTCGGCCCCCGCGCGGGCGAGCCTCTTTCCGGCAAGCCTCTTTCCGCCGAGCCTCTTTCCGCCGACGAGCCCACTCCCACTGAAGACACTTCCACTGCAGGGGCCTCCGCTGCAGACGGCGATCCCGCCGGGCGGCGCCCGGACGCGCGATCGGAGGGCGGGCAGTCCGCCGGCGGCCGTGACGCCGGCGGAGGGTCGGCTGAAGCGTCCGCCACCGGCGCAGCGCCGTCGGCCGAGCTCTCGTTCTCCGAGCTCGGCATCGCGCCGGAGGTGCTGCGTGCGCTCGGCGACGTGGGCTACGAGACGCCGTCGCCCATCCAGGCCGAGACCATCCCGCTGCTGCTCGCCGGTCGCGATGTGGTGGGGCTGGCGCAGACCGGGACGGGCAAGACCGCCGCGTTCGCGGTGCCGGTCCTGAGCCGGATCGTGCCCGGCGGCAAGAAGCCGCAGGCGCTGGTGCTGGCCCCCACCCGTGAGCTGGCCTTGCAGGTGTCGGAGGCGTTCGGCAGTTACTCGGTCCATCAGCCGGGTGTGCACGTGCTGCCGATCTACGGCGGCCAGAGCTACGGCATCCAGCTTTCCGGCCTGCGGCGCGGAGTGCAGGTGGTGGTCGGTACGCCCGGCCGCATCATCGACCACCTCGACAAGGGCACTCTGGATCTGAGCGAGCTCGAGTTCCTGGTGCTCGACGAGGCCGACGAGATGCTCAAGATGGGCTTCCAGGAGGACGTCGAGCGCATCCTCGCCGACACTCCGGCCTCCAAGCAGGTCGCGCTCTTCTCCGCGACGATGCCGGCGGGCATCCGCAAACTGTCCAAGAGGTATTTGGACAACCCCGCCGAGGTCACGATCAAGGGCAAGACGGCCACCGCCCGCAACATCACCCAGCGGTGGGTGTCCGTGTCGAATCAGCGCAAGCTGGACGCGCTCACGCGCATTCTCGAGGTCGAGGACTTCGACGCGATGATCATCTTCGTGCGCACCAAGCAGGCGACTGAAGACCTCGCGGAGAAGCTGCGCGCACGGGGGCTCGCCGCCGCGGCCATCAACGGCGACATCGTCCAGGCGCAGCGCGAGCGCACCATCGGCCAGCTCAAGGACGGCCGGATCGACGTCCTCGTGGCGACGGACGTGGCGGCGCGCGGGCTCGACGTCGACCGGATCTCACACGTCGTCAACTACGACATCCCGCACGACACCGAGGCGTACGTGCACCGTATCGGCCGCACCGGGCGTGCGGGCCGTGCGGGGCAGGCGCTGCTGTTCGTGTCGCCGCGAGAGACCCGCCTGCTCAAGTCCATCGAGCGCGCCACACGCCAGCCGCTCGAGGAGATGAGTCTGCCGACGGTCGACGACGTCAACGCCCAGCGTGTGGCGAAGTTCGCCGATTCGATCACCGCGAGCCTCGAGGCGCCGATGGTCGAACTGTTCCGCCAGCTGGTCGAGGAGTACCAGCGTGAACACGACGTGCCGATGGTCGACATCGCGGCGGCGTTGGCCACCCAGTCCCGCGACGGCGAGTCGTTCCTGCTGGCGCCGGAGCCCGAGCGGCGCGATCACGGCAAGGGGCGCAAGAACGACCGGGACCGCGGCGGGCGCGATCGGCCGCGGGGGCACCACGGCGGGGGCTTCTCCACCTACAAGATCCAGGTCGGCCGTCGTCACGGTGTGCAGCCGGGCGCGATCGTCGGTGCGCTCGCCAACGAAGGCGGCCTGGGCCGCGCGGACTTCGGTCATATCAGCATCCGCGGCGAATATTCACTGGTGGAGCTGCCCGCGGACCTGTCGCGTGAGACGGTGGCCGCGTTGCGTCACACCCGGGTGTGCGGTGAATTGATCGACCTCAAGCCGGACAGCGGTCCGCCGTCCGGGGCTCCGGGGTCCTTCGGAGGTAAGGGCCGAGGCGGCGGGCACCGCAAGGGCGGCCGCGGTCCGCGTGACGGGGACCACGGAGGCAAGCGCTCCGGCGGCGGCCGGCGTAAGTGGGACGGCCCGCGGGGATAG
- a CDS encoding AMP-dependent synthetase/ligase produces MTELAVQASYTIADDDSLSATVYRYAQESPHVVPFRRMVAGAWTDVTAAQFADEVTALAKGLIASGVGHGDRVALMSPTRYEWVALDFAIWTVGACTVAIYETSSADQAEWILSDSGSRMLIVASDEHADVTRAVVDRLDNVEEMLMFDGDRGAVDELVERGARIGDDEVTARRTAVRAADAATLVYTSGTTGRPKGAQLTHFNLLSEGAAASASLGDMMTEGKSTLLFLPLAHIFARAISVGAFMSKITVGHTADIANLVDHFAVFQPTFVLSVPRVFEKVYNTAKQKAEDGGKGKIFAAAESTAIEWSKSLDTGGPGLVLNLKHTLFDKLVYSKLKAALGGRCEAAVSGGGPLGARLGHFYRGVGVTIYEGYGLTETTAAVTVNTPNAQRIGSVGRPVEGCAVKIADDGEVLLQGNVVFDGYWKNEAATTDSIRDGWFHTGDLGRLDAEGYLFITGRKKEIIVTAAGKNVAPSGLEDSLRAHPLISQAMVVGDAKPFIAALITLDPEAVPGWLERNGKPADTSMTALATDPDLVAEIDSAVQTANAAVSRAEQVKKFSVLTTDFTVEGGELTPTLKLKRNVVSSTYAGDIEALYAK; encoded by the coding sequence ATGACCGAGCTGGCGGTTCAGGCGTCCTACACGATCGCCGACGATGATTCGCTCTCAGCCACCGTCTACCGATATGCCCAGGAGTCCCCGCACGTCGTACCGTTCCGGCGCATGGTCGCCGGCGCGTGGACGGATGTGACCGCGGCGCAGTTCGCGGACGAAGTCACGGCGTTGGCCAAGGGACTGATCGCGTCCGGTGTCGGCCACGGCGATCGCGTCGCTCTGATGTCCCCCACCCGGTACGAGTGGGTGGCGTTGGACTTCGCCATCTGGACCGTCGGCGCGTGCACTGTCGCGATCTACGAGACCTCCTCGGCGGACCAGGCGGAGTGGATCCTGTCCGACTCGGGCAGCCGGATGCTCATCGTCGCATCGGACGAACACGCCGACGTCACCCGCGCGGTCGTCGACCGACTCGACAACGTCGAAGAGATGCTGATGTTCGACGGCGACCGTGGCGCGGTCGACGAGCTGGTCGAGCGCGGGGCGCGGATCGGCGACGACGAGGTCACCGCCCGCCGCACCGCCGTGCGCGCCGCCGACGCGGCCACCCTGGTGTACACCTCGGGAACGACCGGCCGCCCCAAGGGCGCGCAGCTCACGCATTTCAACCTGCTCTCCGAGGGCGCCGCGGCGAGCGCTTCGCTGGGCGACATGATGACGGAGGGCAAGAGCACGCTGCTGTTCCTGCCTCTCGCCCACATTTTCGCCCGCGCCATTTCGGTCGGCGCGTTCATGTCCAAGATCACTGTGGGCCACACAGCCGACATCGCGAACCTCGTCGACCACTTCGCCGTGTTCCAGCCCACCTTCGTCCTGTCGGTCCCCCGCGTGTTCGAGAAGGTGTACAACACCGCCAAGCAGAAGGCCGAGGACGGCGGCAAGGGCAAGATCTTCGCCGCCGCCGAGTCCACCGCCATCGAGTGGAGCAAGTCCCTCGACACCGGCGGCCCGGGACTCGTCCTCAACCTCAAGCACACGCTCTTCGACAAGCTCGTCTACAGCAAGCTCAAGGCGGCGCTCGGCGGCAGGTGCGAGGCCGCGGTGTCCGGCGGCGGACCCCTCGGAGCGCGACTGGGCCACTTTTACCGGGGCGTCGGCGTCACCATCTACGAGGGCTACGGACTCACCGAGACCACCGCGGCCGTCACCGTCAACACCCCGAACGCCCAGCGCATCGGATCGGTGGGCAGGCCGGTGGAGGGCTGCGCGGTCAAGATCGCCGACGACGGGGAGGTGCTGCTCCAGGGAAACGTCGTCTTCGACGGCTACTGGAAGAACGAGGCCGCCACCACGGACTCCATCCGCGACGGCTGGTTCCACACCGGAGACCTGGGCAGGCTCGACGCGGAGGGCTACCTGTTCATCACCGGCCGCAAGAAGGAGATCATCGTCACCGCAGCCGGCAAGAACGTGGCGCCGAGCGGACTCGAGGACAGCCTGCGGGCGCACCCGCTCATCAGTCAGGCGATGGTGGTCGGCGACGCCAAGCCGTTCATCGCCGCCCTCATCACGCTCGACCCGGAGGCGGTCCCGGGTTGGCTCGAGCGCAACGGAAAACCCGCCGACACGTCGATGACCGCGCTGGCCACCGACCCGGACCTGGTGGCGGAGATCGACTCCGCAGTGCAGACGGCCAACGCGGCCGTGTCACGGGCAGAGCAGGTCAAGAAGTTCTCCGTGCTCACCACCGATTTCACCGTGGAAGGGGGCGAGCTCACCCCCACGCTCAAGCTCAAGCGCAACGTCGTCAGCTCCACCTACGCGGGCGACATCGAGGCTCTCTACGCCAAGTGA
- a CDS encoding aldehyde dehydrogenase family protein: protein MSGHDGGILDRTRIYVDGRWTASASPDVIDVVDPTTEQVIARVADGSAADVDLAVDAARRAFDGWSALSGAERSTHLQRVADGLAARSEELAELIARDMGMPVRLAAPIQIGMPTANMGVFAQLAGSYGFDAEEIGNSLIVREPVGVVGAITPWNYPLHQVVLKVGAALAAGCTVVLKPTEVAPLVSHALAEIMDEAGLPAGVFNLVSGTGPTVGEAIARHPGVDMVSFTGSTGAGRRVAAVAAETVKRVALELGGKSANVILEGADLTKAVSDGVFKCFLNSGQTCTALTRMLVPRERLAEVTELAVGAARQFAPGSPFDDAARLGPLVNARQLERVRGYIESGVAQGGELVLDGRETGLDSGYFVGPTVFSGVTPDMTIAREEIFGPVLSIMAYEDEDDAVRIANDSEYGLSGGVWGADPDAAIAVARRIRTGQIEVNGGSFNTAAPFGGYKQSGIGREGGVYGLEEFLEIKSIQR, encoded by the coding sequence GTGAGCGGGCACGACGGGGGGATCCTGGACCGGACTCGGATCTACGTCGACGGTCGGTGGACGGCGTCCGCCTCGCCCGATGTGATCGACGTGGTCGACCCGACGACCGAACAGGTCATCGCGCGGGTGGCCGATGGCAGCGCGGCGGACGTTGACCTCGCCGTCGACGCGGCGCGCAGAGCGTTCGACGGGTGGTCCGCTCTGTCGGGGGCGGAGCGGTCCACTCATCTGCAGAGGGTGGCCGACGGCTTGGCCGCCCGTTCCGAGGAGCTCGCAGAGCTCATCGCGCGGGATATGGGTATGCCGGTGCGGCTGGCGGCGCCGATCCAGATCGGGATGCCGACGGCCAATATGGGTGTGTTCGCGCAGCTGGCCGGCTCGTACGGCTTCGATGCGGAGGAGATCGGCAACTCGCTGATCGTGCGTGAGCCGGTCGGCGTGGTCGGCGCGATCACGCCATGGAACTACCCCCTGCACCAGGTGGTGCTCAAGGTGGGTGCCGCGCTGGCCGCGGGGTGCACCGTCGTACTCAAGCCGACGGAGGTGGCGCCCCTGGTCAGCCATGCGCTCGCCGAGATCATGGACGAAGCGGGGCTGCCGGCGGGTGTGTTCAACCTGGTCAGCGGTACCGGCCCCACAGTGGGGGAGGCGATCGCCCGGCATCCGGGCGTCGACATGGTGTCGTTCACGGGATCCACCGGCGCGGGCAGGCGTGTGGCCGCGGTGGCGGCGGAGACCGTCAAGCGGGTCGCGCTCGAGCTGGGCGGCAAGTCGGCGAACGTCATCCTCGAGGGCGCCGATCTGACGAAGGCCGTTTCGGACGGGGTGTTCAAGTGCTTCTTGAACTCCGGGCAGACCTGCACCGCGCTCACCCGGATGCTGGTGCCGCGTGAACGACTGGCCGAGGTGACGGAACTGGCCGTGGGCGCGGCGCGGCAGTTCGCGCCCGGTTCGCCGTTCGACGACGCGGCCAGGCTCGGTCCGCTGGTGAACGCGCGTCAACTCGAGCGGGTGCGCGGCTACATAGAATCCGGGGTGGCCCAGGGCGGGGAGCTGGTACTCGATGGCAGGGAGACGGGGCTCGACTCCGGATACTTCGTGGGCCCCACTGTGTTCAGCGGAGTGACTCCCGACATGACGATCGCCCGGGAGGAGATCTTCGGTCCGGTGTTGTCGATCATGGCCTACGAGGACGAGGACGACGCCGTGCGCATCGCCAACGACTCCGAGTACGGGCTGTCCGGCGGCGTGTGGGGTGCCGACCCCGACGCCGCCATCGCCGTAGCGCGGCGTATCCGCACGGGACAGATCGAGGTCAACGGCGGCTCGTTCAACACGGCCGCGCCCTTCGGCGGGTACAAGCAGTCGGGGATCGGACGCGAGGGCGGCGTATACGGTCTCGAGGAGTTCCTCGAGATCAAATCGATCCAGCGTTGA
- a CDS encoding acyl-CoA dehydrogenase family protein gives MQLALSEEDRAFQQEMRTFFTTRIPAELRSRLDAGGEADPEVLRRTQRLLNEAGLAVPGWPVEWGGRGWTDVQKHVWLTEMQLASVAEPLAFNCAMVGPVIAAFGSEEQKKRFLPGTANLDIWWCQGFSEPEAGSDLASLKTRAVRDGDSYIVNGQKTWTTLGQHADWIFCLVRTDPDAPKKQAGISFLLIDMATPGVTIRPIKLIDGGHEVNEIFFEDVRVSAENLVGEENAGWGYAKFLLGNERVNVTRLGFSKVRIALAKEHAAAIRVGDGTLLDDPLYAARIARLENELLALELTQMRVVADSADGRPNPASSLLKLRGSELQQAATELLMDVAGFDSLPFRATEDVSSPQWAQSATPSYLNFRKVSIYSGSNEVQRTIIAKSILGL, from the coding sequence ATGCAGTTGGCATTGTCGGAGGAGGATCGCGCGTTCCAGCAGGAGATGCGCACGTTCTTCACCACGAGGATCCCTGCGGAACTGCGCTCGCGCCTGGATGCGGGCGGGGAGGCGGACCCCGAGGTCCTGCGCCGCACGCAGCGCCTGCTGAATGAGGCGGGGCTTGCGGTACCGGGGTGGCCGGTCGAGTGGGGCGGCCGTGGATGGACCGACGTGCAGAAGCACGTCTGGCTCACCGAGATGCAACTGGCGTCCGTGGCGGAGCCGCTTGCTTTCAACTGCGCCATGGTGGGCCCGGTGATCGCGGCCTTCGGTTCCGAGGAGCAGAAAAAGCGCTTCCTTCCGGGTACGGCGAACCTCGATATCTGGTGGTGCCAGGGATTCTCGGAGCCGGAGGCGGGGTCGGACCTCGCCTCGCTGAAGACTCGCGCGGTGCGGGACGGCGACTCCTACATCGTCAACGGTCAGAAGACCTGGACCACGCTCGGGCAGCATGCCGACTGGATCTTCTGCCTGGTGCGCACGGACCCGGACGCGCCGAAGAAGCAGGCGGGGATCTCGTTCCTGCTGATCGACATGGCCACGCCCGGGGTCACGATCAGGCCGATCAAGCTGATCGACGGCGGCCACGAGGTCAACGAGATCTTCTTCGAGGACGTGCGCGTTTCCGCGGAGAATCTCGTGGGCGAGGAGAACGCCGGCTGGGGCTATGCGAAGTTCCTGTTGGGCAATGAACGCGTCAATGTGACACGCCTGGGGTTCTCCAAGGTGCGCATCGCGTTGGCGAAGGAGCATGCGGCCGCGATCCGCGTGGGCGACGGCACGCTCCTCGATGATCCGCTGTACGCCGCGCGGATCGCGCGCCTGGAGAACGAGTTGCTGGCATTGGAGCTGACTCAGATGCGTGTGGTCGCGGACTCGGCGGACGGCCGGCCCAATCCGGCCTCGTCGCTGCTGAAGCTGCGCGGGTCCGAGTTGCAGCAGGCTGCCACCGAACTGCTGATGGACGTGGCGGGGTTCGATTCGCTGCCGTTCCGGGCCACCGAGGACGTGTCGAGCCCGCAGTGGGCGCAATCGGCCACGCCGTCGTACCTGAACTTCCGCAAGGTGTCGATCTACAGCGGATCGAACGAGGTCCAGCGCACGATCATCGCCAAGTCGATTCTGGGATTGTGA
- a CDS encoding TetR/AcrR family transcriptional regulator — MVNTRLPAEERRAQLVHAALTLAEAEGFGSVTIRRVADEAGVSLGVVHYCFESKEELMAAAISNIVAMLGEAMAEAYAPDEGAEQVPQGREGLREYLRRGVENMWGLIEATPNVQLLTYEITTYALRRGAGQEGSDRDAAAHALAARQYIVTDSVAVEFLEEAARASGVQWARPVEYVARVSLTFIDGLVLRWLVDRESETARLQLGDFTDFVVELADAD; from the coding sequence ATGGTCAACACTCGGTTGCCCGCTGAAGAACGCCGCGCGCAGTTGGTCCACGCTGCGTTGACCCTGGCGGAGGCGGAGGGCTTCGGGTCGGTCACGATCCGTCGCGTGGCGGACGAGGCGGGGGTGTCGCTCGGGGTGGTGCACTACTGCTTCGAGAGCAAAGAGGAGCTGATGGCGGCGGCCATCAGCAACATCGTCGCCATGCTCGGCGAGGCGATGGCGGAGGCATACGCCCCGGACGAAGGCGCGGAGCAGGTTCCGCAGGGGCGTGAGGGTCTGCGCGAATACCTGCGCCGCGGGGTCGAGAACATGTGGGGCCTGATCGAGGCCACCCCGAACGTGCAGCTGCTCACCTATGAGATCACCACCTACGCCTTGAGGCGGGGCGCCGGGCAGGAGGGGTCCGACCGGGACGCCGCCGCGCACGCGCTGGCCGCACGGCAGTACATCGTCACCGACTCGGTGGCGGTCGAGTTCCTCGAGGAGGCCGCGCGGGCGTCGGGAGTCCAGTGGGCTCGGCCGGTGGAATACGTGGCACGCGTGTCGTTGACGTTCATCGACGGCCTCGTGCTGCGCTGGCTCGTCGACCGCGAGTCGGAAACGGCGCGCTTGCAGTTGGGCGACTTCACGGATTTCGTGGTCGAGCTCGCCGACGCCGACTGA
- a CDS encoding alpha/beta hydrolase — protein MPFFAGASGQVFYRRWRCAGSVDRPAVVVLLHGLGQHSGDYGRFARLLTGRGMEVWALDHVGHGMTEGEPGRIGSMDGLVENARRLTDLAGRGGGRRPVLVGHSLGAVVATDQAMRIPEPCAGLVLSGVPFAPPVPGRSPRPGDDAPDVVERRAEIDDVRRRFVRDARVPALVLHGADDRIVPAEGVVRALHGRGGDTRIVVYDGAGHDLPHEHVRVAVADAIAEFTAGLGGAR, from the coding sequence ATGCCGTTCTTCGCCGGGGCCTCGGGGCAGGTGTTCTACCGCAGATGGCGATGCGCGGGATCGGTCGACAGGCCGGCGGTCGTCGTGCTGCTGCACGGTCTCGGGCAGCACAGTGGCGACTACGGCCGGTTCGCACGGCTGCTCACCGGGCGCGGCATGGAGGTGTGGGCGCTGGACCACGTGGGGCATGGGATGACGGAGGGCGAGCCGGGGCGGATCGGGTCGATGGACGGCCTCGTGGAGAACGCGCGCAGACTGACCGATCTCGCCGGGCGGGGCGGCGGGCGACGTCCGGTGCTGGTCGGACACTCGCTCGGCGCCGTCGTGGCCACCGACCAGGCGATGCGTATCCCGGAGCCGTGCGCCGGGCTCGTGCTGTCCGGGGTGCCCTTCGCGCCGCCGGTTCCGGGGCGTTCGCCGCGGCCGGGCGACGACGCTCCGGACGTGGTGGAACGGCGTGCTGAGATCGACGACGTGCGCCGCCGCTTCGTGCGCGATGCGCGCGTTCCGGCCCTGGTTCTGCACGGGGCCGATGACCGCATCGTGCCGGCGGAAGGGGTGGTGCGCGCGCTGCACGGCCGCGGCGGCGACACCAGGATCGTCGTCTACGACGGTGCGGGACACGATCTGCCGCATGAACACGTCCGCGTCGCTGTCGCCGACGCGATCGCGGAGTTCACCGCCGGGCTCGGGGGTGCGCGATGA
- a CDS encoding NDMA-dependent alcohol dehydrogenase, with the protein MKTKGAILRGLNQPWSVEEIEVGDPHAGEVMVELHASGMCHSDHHLVTGDTPMPAFPVMGGHEGAGKVVQVGEGVTDVKVGDHVVFSFIPSCGKCEPCVTGHSNLCDLGMYLLTGESISDGTRRIQTAAGEDVIPMCLLGTFSPYATVHMSSVVKIDEDIPFEVACLVGCGVTTGWGSATNVAEVEPGETVIVVGAGGVGMNSVQGAAVSGAKRVIVIDPSEFHREEAKKFGATHAYPSMAEAIAPVMEMTWGKMADKTIITVGRINGEDIDPALTLTRKGGRVTVVGMGGMGDMDVKLNLFLFTMLQKELRGAIFGGANPKAEIPDLLSMYKAGKLNLDDLVTKTYSLEEINQGYQDMLDGKNIRGVILYTDEDR; encoded by the coding sequence ATGAAGACCAAGGGTGCGATCCTGCGCGGACTCAACCAGCCGTGGAGCGTGGAGGAGATCGAGGTCGGCGATCCGCACGCCGGCGAGGTGATGGTGGAACTGCACGCGTCCGGCATGTGCCACTCGGATCATCACCTGGTCACCGGTGACACGCCGATGCCGGCGTTCCCGGTGATGGGCGGGCACGAGGGCGCGGGCAAGGTCGTCCAGGTGGGCGAGGGCGTCACGGACGTGAAGGTCGGAGACCACGTGGTCTTCTCCTTCATCCCGTCGTGTGGCAAGTGTGAACCGTGTGTGACAGGCCATTCGAACCTGTGCGACCTGGGGATGTACCTGCTCACCGGCGAGTCGATCAGTGACGGCACGCGGCGCATCCAGACTGCGGCCGGCGAAGACGTGATCCCCATGTGCCTGCTGGGCACGTTCTCGCCGTACGCCACCGTGCACATGTCCTCGGTGGTCAAGATCGACGAGGACATCCCGTTCGAGGTGGCCTGCCTCGTGGGCTGCGGCGTGACGACGGGCTGGGGCTCGGCGACCAACGTCGCGGAGGTCGAGCCGGGCGAGACGGTGATCGTCGTCGGCGCCGGCGGCGTCGGCATGAACTCCGTCCAGGGGGCGGCGGTCTCCGGAGCCAAGCGCGTGATCGTCATCGACCCGTCCGAGTTCCACCGCGAGGAGGCGAAGAAGTTCGGGGCCACCCACGCCTACCCGTCCATGGCCGAGGCGATCGCGCCCGTCATGGAGATGACCTGGGGCAAGATGGCCGACAAGACGATCATCACCGTCGGGCGGATCAACGGCGAGGACATCGATCCGGCGCTGACGCTGACGAGGAAGGGCGGCCGGGTGACGGTCGTCGGCATGGGCGGCATGGGCGACATGGACGTCAAGCTCAACCTGTTCTTGTTCACCATGCTGCAGAAGGAGCTGCGCGGAGCGATCTTCGGCGGCGCGAACCCCAAGGCGGAGATCCCGGATCTGCTGTCGATGTACAAGGCGGGCAAGCTCAACCTGGACGACCTGGTCACCAAGACCTACTCCCTCGAGGAGATCAACCAGGGATACCAGGACATGCTGGATGGCAAGAACATCCGTGGGGTCATCCTGTACACGGACGAGGACAGGTGA